The proteins below come from a single Myripristis murdjan chromosome 10, fMyrMur1.1, whole genome shotgun sequence genomic window:
- the LOC115366171 gene encoding putative protein TPRXL has translation MQPPASTASSSSSTMPHQSSKKSRNSMEWSRGGHGASTQGTGLVLGLGQGQGQGAGAAGGRGKLSSLEEQQMQRHEELFSSLKDELGLKGDSSPSSSSSSSSSSSSSVRRHSSHPSKSLPLPDGGHFRSSNTEGGHFKSSTNTESGGHFKSSPFENEAGSHLSSSSSPLASTSVLTTPTPGLTTPTSGLTTPTFPPGSLSGKPIAVQQKPTAYVRPMDGQDQAPSDSPQLKPPLVATEGYSNSQAYGGNGVNVKNKLPKLSLSHTGEVRDHDVTWLDSTASQSTALTSQSL, from the exons ATGCAGCCTCCTGCTTCCACCGCGTCGTCCTCGTCATCTACGATGCCACATCAAAGCTCCAAGAAGTCGCGCAACTCCATGGAGTGGTCCAGGGGAGGCCATGGAGCGAGTACCCAGGGAACGGGCCTCGTTCTGGGGTTAGGACAAGGACAGGGCCAGGGTGCCGGAGCTGCAGGTGGAAGAGGGAAGTTGTCTTCATTGGAGGAACAGCAAATGCAAAGGCATGAGGAGCTGTTCAGCTCACTGAAAGATGAACTAGGCTTAAAAGGAGACTCAagtccttcctcctcctcttcctcctcttcctcctcatcctcctctgttCGAAGACATTCCTCACATCCCTCCAAAAGCCTCCCTCTCCCAG ATGGTGGCCATTTTAGATCCTCCAACACGGAAGGCGGCCATTTTAAGTCTTCCACTAACACAGAGAGCGGAGGACATTTCAAATCTTCCCCGTTCGAAAATGAGGCGGGCTCTCAcctctcctcgtcctcctcaccATTGGCTTCCACATCTGTTCTGACCACACCCACTCCTGGGTTAACCACCCCCACTTCTGGACTGACCACGCCCACCTTCCCGCCGGGTAGCCTATCGGGGAAGCCGATTGCGGTCCAGCAGAAGCCCACAGCGTATGTTCGACCAATGGACGGGCAGGACCAGGCTCCTAGTGACTCTCCGCAGCTCAAGCCCCCTCTGGTGGCCACTGAGGGCTACAGCAACAGTCAGGCTTACGGAGGAAACGGCGTCAATGTGAAGAATAAGCTGCCCAAGTTAAGCCTCAGCCACACAGGGGAG GTAAGAGATCATGATGTCACCTGGTTGGATTCCACTGCCAGTCAAAGTACAGCTTTGACATCACAATCACTTTGA